The Polaromonas sp. JS666 genome has a segment encoding these proteins:
- a CDS encoding glycoside hydrolase family protein yields MVAHKRPTRALFWTLVLVITVACGLAQAGPKKGVAIGQVTDRSGIKLASLHVGWYYNWTLRPSSLSSRHCFVPMYWGKRGQLATLKQTQPEWSPMLLVYNEPDFARQSNRTVDEVLQEWPDLLQFTERISAPAAGRPFDPWMREFMTRAKDAGTRLDVLPVHWYGAPDSKKFLAFLDKLHALYGLPMWITEFAVADWHSSKYGSTNRFTQVDVVRFIEEVLPELENREYVQRYAWLVADTTKESLRPSLLFDSSGRLTTVGQAYAAFGASEGCGNVREP; encoded by the coding sequence ATGGTCGCCCATAAGCGACCGACACGGGCGTTGTTTTGGACATTAGTGCTTGTCATTACTGTGGCTTGCGGATTGGCTCAAGCAGGCCCAAAGAAAGGAGTGGCTATCGGCCAGGTCACGGATCGGAGTGGGATCAAGTTGGCGAGTCTGCACGTAGGCTGGTACTACAACTGGACACTACGGCCAAGTTCGCTGTCGTCGCGCCATTGCTTCGTCCCCATGTACTGGGGGAAGCGCGGACAACTCGCCACTTTGAAGCAAACGCAGCCCGAATGGTCACCTATGCTACTTGTCTACAACGAGCCTGACTTCGCTCGGCAGTCCAACCGCACAGTCGATGAGGTTTTGCAGGAGTGGCCAGACCTATTGCAATTCACGGAGCGTATCAGTGCACCCGCGGCGGGTAGGCCTTTCGATCCCTGGATGCGCGAGTTCATGACGCGTGCTAAAGACGCAGGGACCCGTCTCGACGTGCTACCTGTGCACTGGTACGGTGCGCCCGACAGCAAGAAGTTCCTAGCCTTCCTCGACAAACTGCATGCTTTATATGGCTTACCGATGTGGATTACCGAGTTTGCTGTTGCAGACTGGCACTCCAGCAAATATGGGTCTACAAACCGCTTCACGCAGGTAGACGTCGTTCGCTTCATCGAAGAGGTTCTACCCGAACTCGAAAACCGCGAATACGTCCAACGCTATGCATGGCTTGTAGCGGATACGACCAAAGAGTCGTTGCGACCGTCGCTGCTATTCGACTCTAGCGGACGTTTGACTACGGTGGGCCAAGCCTACGCGGCTTTCGGCGCATCTGAAGGGTGCGGCAATGTGCGTGAGCCATGA
- a CDS encoding class I SAM-dependent methyltransferase — protein MAKIIKSPHDDRLTQDERCFPKRSEEIDRACIESEAPLLDRIEETLSASGYSPSALNQWLDAAHAAGALVADHHLVKPLLASARRSPAFHEKLRRKAIQWEVGWLLSDLRLIQIASNPSKFSLVGHHLAWLKKRALLEEATQFLVQVAQIEVFDQTDIASLRRLLVREANWQSLVGLLQRELKSTPDATNLLLELAMATEQLGDDKTAAQLFSQVRELMMHDKTVAPLTSNQHRVTLHWIQRGPDVSLANRIDALSKGRQPPRFAPLINHLAARTQRLGASDIWSGYKTRDLKSSSRRRLPNDIRVSSRAATFEAALARMVVPGLVVEIGSGFGVSGMYWLSALDEMGAGRFISFEPNLLWHGVAAQNYSFVSARGQTVQGTFEENAYGTIPCSAVDILSIDAIHTPEAVSRQISLALPLLRDDSWVLIDDIRFSSQMYDYWRRLAQSPSVMSFEIDTRVGVLRGLPRVGLTQQQLHIITDAYKFQHADRD, from the coding sequence ATGGCAAAAATAATAAAATCACCGCACGATGATCGTCTTACCCAGGATGAGCGCTGTTTTCCGAAGCGGAGCGAAGAGATAGATCGTGCTTGCATTGAGTCTGAGGCACCCCTCCTGGATCGCATAGAAGAGACGCTGTCGGCAAGTGGATACAGCCCGAGTGCGCTTAACCAATGGCTAGATGCCGCTCATGCGGCGGGCGCGCTTGTGGCCGATCACCATTTAGTAAAGCCGCTGCTGGCCAGCGCGCGCAGATCGCCAGCATTTCACGAAAAATTGCGACGTAAGGCGATTCAGTGGGAAGTTGGCTGGCTACTGTCCGACCTGCGACTTATTCAGATCGCATCCAATCCGTCGAAGTTTAGTTTGGTAGGACACCATCTAGCATGGCTCAAGAAACGCGCACTTTTGGAGGAAGCTACACAGTTTCTCGTACAGGTTGCGCAGATCGAAGTTTTCGATCAGACCGACATAGCGTCGTTGCGCCGACTGCTGGTGAGAGAGGCCAACTGGCAATCGCTGGTTGGACTTTTACAGCGAGAGTTGAAATCGACGCCTGACGCGACAAATCTCCTGCTGGAACTGGCTATGGCAACCGAGCAGCTTGGTGATGACAAGACAGCCGCGCAGCTTTTCAGCCAGGTACGTGAACTCATGATGCATGATAAAACGGTAGCGCCATTGACATCAAATCAGCATCGGGTAACCCTGCACTGGATTCAACGTGGACCGGATGTTTCGCTAGCCAATCGCATCGACGCCTTGTCCAAGGGCCGTCAACCGCCACGCTTCGCCCCCTTGATTAACCATCTCGCAGCGCGTACACAACGCCTTGGCGCGAGCGATATATGGTCGGGCTATAAGACCCGCGACCTCAAGTCATCAAGTCGGCGACGCCTGCCCAACGACATACGGGTTAGTAGTCGCGCAGCCACTTTTGAGGCTGCATTGGCGCGAATGGTGGTACCCGGGCTGGTTGTGGAAATTGGTTCGGGATTCGGGGTGTCAGGCATGTATTGGCTCAGCGCTCTTGATGAAATGGGCGCGGGCCGTTTCATCTCTTTCGAGCCCAACCTGCTATGGCACGGCGTGGCCGCCCAAAATTACAGTTTCGTCTCGGCTCGAGGCCAGACCGTGCAGGGCACCTTTGAAGAGAATGCTTACGGCACAATACCCTGCAGTGCGGTGGATATCCTCTCGATTGATGCCATCCACACCCCCGAGGCGGTGTCGCGCCAAATTTCGCTGGCATTGCCGTTACTACGAGACGACTCGTGGGTGTTGATCGACGACATCAGGTTCTCGTCACAAATGTACGATTATTGGCGACGGCTAGCGCAATCCCCATCGGTAATGAGTTTTGAAATCGACACTCGCGTCGGCGTGCTGAGAGGGCTGCCCCGCGTAGGGCTGACGCAACAACAATTACATATAATTACTGATGCCTACAAATTCCAACATGCCGATCGTGATTAG
- a CDS encoding polysaccharide pyruvyl transferase family protein, which produces MPIVISFYSGDRYYYDAADNLRADCEKFGLDCDIVELEKKPEETWLDLCRKKVPFYLAMQRKHKRPLLWIDVDCRLLQRPDFLEGLRCDMAGYLRGFKYIKGFDPMSFARFFQPSILLFNHTPRACAFVELMARLEEESTVPGTDDYFLQEAWEKFEDQLSLFLLPPATISFDWPALGEQTFYFGRSGNVAEFKGKAQQHDVDLYTPTRRKAVFLREALELGKAKKPMEALQMLRKAFHIDPTDEALAYRMARLLRREGKLKAALLFLRRFQGGNSGVNHARRFLADSELEAGNVERANELVRDLVARGSAQDIAWAQSRLLRIGLEQRASATQLQSAQRPALWWMESPYPGNFGDILNPYIVEKLSGKPPRLVPKGKGMLAIGSIIKFAVEGTAVWGSGTPRMSDRLNPKADYRAVRGPLTRQLALESGGTCPEVYGDVAWFLPRLYQPNPAARRYKLGLIRHFANDEDLGVGEGVKIISVIRSGYEGIEQFIDELHECECILTTSLHGLIVSHAYGIPARWCEVPDSLAGLPGDGTKFYDYMLSVGMDQEPPLALPRGSVVGVELVSEAQRLPIRQIDLEALSAAAPFEIVYPWRDCEAARQHMLTPLDNKLTVSRRASTDAATIP; this is translated from the coding sequence ATGCCGATCGTGATTAGTTTTTACAGCGGCGACAGGTACTATTACGACGCTGCTGACAATCTGCGAGCCGACTGTGAGAAGTTTGGCCTTGACTGTGACATCGTGGAACTGGAGAAGAAGCCCGAAGAAACCTGGCTGGATCTATGCCGCAAGAAGGTACCCTTCTACTTGGCGATGCAGCGCAAGCACAAGCGTCCGCTGCTGTGGATAGATGTTGACTGTCGCCTGTTACAGCGGCCCGACTTCCTCGAAGGCTTGCGCTGCGACATGGCTGGGTATTTACGCGGATTCAAATACATCAAGGGCTTCGACCCCATGTCTTTCGCGCGCTTCTTTCAGCCGTCAATACTCCTTTTCAACCACACACCTCGCGCTTGCGCCTTCGTAGAGCTGATGGCTCGGCTTGAAGAGGAAAGCACGGTGCCGGGAACTGACGATTACTTCCTGCAGGAGGCCTGGGAAAAATTCGAGGACCAACTTTCGTTATTTCTGCTCCCACCTGCGACCATTAGCTTCGACTGGCCCGCCCTCGGAGAACAAACATTCTATTTTGGCCGAAGTGGTAACGTAGCCGAGTTCAAGGGCAAGGCCCAGCAACACGACGTTGACCTCTACACACCGACGCGACGCAAGGCGGTGTTTCTCAGAGAAGCACTGGAGCTGGGTAAGGCCAAAAAACCGATGGAGGCGCTGCAGATGCTGCGCAAGGCGTTCCACATTGATCCCACCGATGAAGCACTCGCGTACCGCATGGCGCGCCTGCTCCGCCGCGAGGGAAAGCTTAAGGCTGCTTTGCTGTTTCTTCGGCGTTTCCAAGGAGGCAATAGCGGAGTAAATCACGCTCGACGTTTTCTGGCAGATTCCGAGCTTGAAGCAGGCAACGTCGAGCGCGCAAACGAGCTTGTGCGCGACCTGGTGGCCCGCGGATCGGCGCAAGACATTGCGTGGGCACAAAGCAGACTGCTGCGCATCGGACTTGAGCAGCGAGCATCAGCTACTCAATTGCAATCAGCACAACGCCCGGCACTCTGGTGGATGGAGTCGCCATACCCAGGCAACTTCGGCGATATCCTCAACCCCTACATCGTCGAGAAACTGAGCGGCAAGCCACCGCGCCTTGTTCCCAAGGGAAAGGGCATGCTCGCCATCGGCTCCATCATCAAGTTCGCGGTTGAAGGCACTGCCGTTTGGGGATCAGGAACACCCCGAATGAGCGACCGCCTCAATCCAAAGGCGGACTACCGTGCGGTGCGCGGACCTTTGACGCGGCAGCTGGCACTTGAGTCTGGCGGTACATGCCCAGAGGTATACGGCGACGTGGCCTGGTTTCTGCCGCGTTTGTATCAGCCTAATCCAGCAGCGCGACGCTACAAGCTCGGGCTTATCCGCCACTTTGCCAATGACGAAGATCTAGGCGTTGGCGAAGGGGTCAAAATAATCTCGGTCATTCGCTCTGGGTACGAGGGTATCGAACAGTTCATCGACGAACTGCACGAGTGCGAATGCATTTTGACCACCTCTCTGCATGGCCTGATTGTGAGCCACGCCTACGGTATTCCGGCACGTTGGTGCGAGGTGCCTGATTCTTTGGCAGGCCTGCCTGGCGACGGCACCAAGTTTTACGACTACATGCTTTCGGTCGGTATGGACCAGGAGCCCCCGCTCGCGCTACCGCGTGGAAGTGTCGTTGGTGTGGAATTGGTGTCTGAGGCGCAGCGCTTGCCGATTCGGCAAATCGATCTTGAGGCGTTAAGTGCAGCAGCGCCATTCGAGATAGTCTACCCTTGGCGTGACTGCGAAGCGGCCCGCCAACACATGTTGACACCGCTAGACAACAAGCTGACGGTCAGCCGGCGGGCTTCCACAGATGCGGCAACAATTCCGTAG
- a CDS encoding tetratricopeptide repeat protein, giving the protein MARCLRRENKIDQALSTVDTVLAAKPDSAPAWKLKANCLNDIKQYEGALDACRKALALSREDDSLKRLIVKLEERLSSSVLRSDLIG; this is encoded by the coding sequence TTGGCGCGATGCCTGCGTAGGGAGAATAAGATCGACCAGGCGCTCTCAACCGTCGATACGGTTTTGGCTGCGAAGCCGGACAGTGCTCCAGCCTGGAAGCTCAAAGCGAATTGCCTGAACGACATCAAGCAGTATGAAGGAGCCCTGGATGCGTGCCGTAAAGCACTGGCGTTGTCGCGTGAAGATGACTCTTTAAAGCGACTCATCGTCAAGTTGGAGGAGCGACTATCGAGCTCCGTCCTCCGATCAGACTTGATCGGCTGA
- a CDS encoding GSCFA domain-containing protein — protein sequence MATILIEQDGQIRKTSATFFRGKTTNFYPTDRSLDTDRAVARYMTHGWMPKEAFVDKATPLVAFGSCFASNISNYLHKRGYNVLTKREGRSYVTSMGDGIVNTFAILQQFKWAWLNYVPEGTFWHGYEAEEFGYDEEIRLETKALFDEADVFVITLGLSEIWYDEPTGEVFWRAVPQDRYDAERHKFRISTVEENKRNLLEIHSLIRRFRPDAKIVITVSPIPLTATFRPETCIAANAVSKAVLRVAVDEVMREVQPTDSNIYYFPSYDVVMYAFDNQWTEDRRHVYPHVLDFNMKVFETHFCQSKMDASALEKAYKRALELDRKVARGGHEAVSHPQGLTPIDAIKKTAARKLTKDERLADRVAKRVAERIAARRRTKLAAIENE from the coding sequence GTGGCAACTATTTTGATCGAGCAGGACGGCCAAATTCGTAAGACCAGCGCGACTTTCTTTCGCGGTAAAACAACTAATTTCTATCCTACCGACCGGTCTCTTGACACGGATCGTGCTGTGGCAAGGTATATGACTCATGGCTGGATGCCCAAGGAGGCGTTTGTGGATAAGGCAACACCCCTGGTTGCCTTCGGCTCCTGTTTTGCCTCCAATATCAGTAACTATTTGCACAAGCGGGGCTATAACGTTTTGACCAAGCGCGAGGGCCGCTCATACGTCACCAGCATGGGCGATGGGATTGTCAACACGTTTGCCATTCTCCAGCAGTTCAAGTGGGCTTGGCTGAATTACGTGCCGGAAGGCACTTTTTGGCATGGCTATGAGGCTGAAGAGTTTGGCTATGACGAGGAAATCCGACTCGAAACCAAAGCTCTTTTTGACGAAGCCGATGTTTTTGTCATCACCTTAGGATTGTCGGAGATATGGTACGACGAACCCACGGGTGAGGTGTTCTGGCGGGCAGTGCCACAAGACAGATACGACGCTGAGCGTCATAAATTTCGGATTTCCACCGTCGAAGAAAACAAGCGCAACCTCTTGGAGATACATAGCCTGATCAGGCGGTTTCGGCCGGACGCCAAAATTGTGATCACCGTGTCGCCGATTCCGCTAACTGCCACATTTCGTCCTGAAACCTGCATTGCCGCCAATGCGGTGTCGAAAGCGGTCTTGCGGGTGGCTGTTGACGAAGTGATGCGTGAAGTGCAACCGACGGATTCCAATATTTATTACTTTCCAAGTTATGACGTTGTGATGTATGCCTTTGACAACCAGTGGACAGAGGACCGTCGCCATGTTTACCCTCATGTGCTCGATTTCAACATGAAAGTGTTCGAGACACATTTTTGCCAATCCAAAATGGATGCGTCGGCGCTCGAAAAAGCGTACAAGCGCGCTCTGGAGCTCGACAGGAAAGTGGCGCGCGGAGGCCATGAGGCCGTATCTCACCCGCAGGGGCTGACACCTATCGATGCCATCAAAAAAACTGCGGCGCGTAAGTTAACCAAGGATGAGCGTCTTGCGGATCGCGTTGCCAAGCGCGTCGCGGAGAGGATCGCTGCGCGGCGCCGAACCAAATTGGCCGCCATTGAAAACGAGTGA
- a CDS encoding glycosyltransferase family 4 protein: MIDGMNLSLEKGTGVATYARNLSYSLGALNYDVGVLYGGRVNPWTEKMIQEISFFDTRAYAETRLLALRRAMNSIFNPFSELASEIPMSGVVVYDGLKSKMPHYDTLWNSLDLFKKANSKFSLLKMMTQVKSAQPPDIFHWTYPIPVKMNGTKNIYTLHDLVPLRLPYTTLDNKRRYYQLVKKICKSADHIVTVSETSKRDIVNLLGVDESRITNTYQAVTIPDKYKNKPVDIVRNEVEGTFGLQYKNYLLFFGSIEPKKNIGRMIEAYLGSGVETQLVIVGAQAWKSEEELRLLYDDHIRSLVKVGAETRVRRRVVQLEYAPFPLLVSLIRGAKAVLFPSIYEGFGLPVLESMLLGTPVVSSNVSSIPEVTEDAALLIDPYDTRAMAEAIRAIDSNEGLRDELVAKGLRQAQKFNEAAYEKRLGALYKQLMVR, encoded by the coding sequence ATGATCGACGGGATGAACCTGAGTCTTGAAAAAGGCACGGGGGTGGCGACCTATGCGCGAAACCTTTCGTATTCTCTGGGTGCATTGAACTATGACGTTGGTGTCCTGTACGGTGGGCGAGTTAATCCGTGGACCGAAAAAATGATTCAGGAGATCTCTTTTTTCGATACCCGTGCCTATGCGGAAACCCGCTTGCTTGCGTTGCGCAGGGCCATGAACTCCATCTTCAACCCGTTTTCGGAGCTTGCCAGTGAAATTCCGATGAGCGGAGTGGTGGTTTACGACGGACTCAAGTCGAAAATGCCGCATTACGACACGCTGTGGAATTCACTCGATCTGTTTAAGAAAGCGAACTCCAAGTTCTCCTTGCTCAAAATGATGACGCAGGTCAAAAGCGCGCAGCCGCCGGATATCTTTCACTGGACTTATCCGATACCGGTGAAGATGAACGGCACAAAAAATATCTACACCCTGCACGACCTGGTGCCGCTCAGGCTGCCTTACACCACGCTCGACAACAAGCGCCGCTACTACCAGCTCGTCAAAAAGATTTGCAAGTCGGCAGACCACATCGTGACTGTTTCGGAGACGTCCAAAAGGGATATCGTCAACCTGCTCGGTGTCGATGAAAGCCGCATTACCAATACCTATCAGGCCGTCACGATTCCGGACAAATACAAGAACAAGCCGGTTGATATTGTCCGCAACGAGGTGGAGGGAACATTTGGCCTGCAATACAAAAACTACCTGCTTTTCTTCGGCTCGATTGAACCTAAAAAGAATATTGGCCGGATGATCGAGGCTTATCTCGGCAGCGGTGTCGAGACCCAGTTGGTGATTGTTGGCGCGCAGGCCTGGAAATCCGAAGAGGAGCTGCGCCTGCTGTATGACGATCACATCCGGTCGCTTGTAAAGGTCGGCGCTGAAACCCGGGTTAGACGGCGTGTGGTCCAACTTGAATACGCGCCTTTCCCGTTGTTGGTCAGCCTGATCCGCGGCGCAAAGGCCGTTCTTTTCCCGTCAATTTACGAGGGATTTGGTTTGCCCGTCCTCGAGTCTATGTTGCTGGGAACGCCGGTGGTGAGTTCCAACGTCAGTTCGATTCCTGAAGTCACCGAGGACGCGGCCTTGCTGATTGACCCGTACGATACGCGCGCCATGGCGGAAGCGATTCGTGCGATCGATAGCAACGAGGGATTGAGGGATGAATTAGTTGCCAAGGGGTTGCGGCAGGCTCAGAAATTCAATGAAGCCGCATATGAAAAACGGCTTGGTGCTTTATACAAGCAGTTGATGGTGCGTTGA
- a CDS encoding polysaccharide pyruvyl transferase family protein codes for MTPKMPVDSFWTDAINVLESVRGEGTVVLGSAGLEAFVTELWPLEFSWAMEGQAFFFCASKDDIHRLAPWLFSAPGPSYWWANEVFVIGSVGHQLPVRLPTPASELHLQSWWHLVAARKLGCVTSRIHAISWRTAPPAVNQRTVTLKILVVGASRMGNVGDDLLADRLGDLLEQTGIADVAFADADIDPLACSGFDVIVAGPGGIVYADREGRAEYRNLVNYLKFAFIAKDHGAAFWLVGVGDQQGLPLVKMPVAVSTFWLAALRLCQLATTRDLGTADLLRSSGVQRVVAAQDLVFDLWKLASVVPAPVQAGAMRVALCGEWYDYERLKQLSDLLCRDSGVEMTGGYDFQVLIFSDDDVSHTSRLRTELDLAGHSVSILDCRDKSIERLCYMLKGYNLLITTRFHAMVLAMLCRVPFVVADRRNGKKHRLAQSLTSDRSFCLIDDATDPHETEGPLMLMSAMAQQRAGYVASPEAVRQLAQLAALHQNVVTETLNQLHQRKMTNTEHLPAPPSELIELIDGQAQVRLCWAASSPESHGFANLGDSLSAVVVGALSGLPVQHTNFDAPGEKLVAVGSIAHTIKGGKAVMWGPGVSIRGGALADHVKVTEYDVRALRGPISASHLAGFGVSVPECYGDPVWLLPSIFDEPIEKKYELGVIPHIQDIDGFSPDSPPKADSMRYIVPPEWSDRVKVINTWHEPTWQGIVAKLRLILSCKRILSQSFHGVVIGETYRIPAVNFRHIPGKPTGLIKISTEAECATDPRIYEFYKAAGVKSFLTYTQRRDSASDWGSIIESIDREWQPINGVDLQPLIDAFPLPLAYDPLREACPNLEPVRAIKF; via the coding sequence GTGACTCCTAAAATGCCGGTCGACTCTTTCTGGACAGACGCAATCAACGTGCTCGAATCGGTGCGAGGCGAAGGCACAGTCGTCCTGGGCTCGGCCGGGCTCGAGGCTTTTGTTACCGAGCTTTGGCCGCTTGAATTCAGCTGGGCGATGGAAGGCCAGGCATTTTTTTTCTGCGCATCCAAGGACGATATCCACCGGCTCGCGCCCTGGCTGTTCAGCGCACCTGGGCCGTCCTATTGGTGGGCCAACGAAGTTTTTGTGATCGGCTCTGTCGGGCATCAACTGCCAGTGAGACTGCCGACGCCAGCAAGCGAATTGCACTTGCAATCCTGGTGGCACCTGGTCGCAGCGCGCAAACTCGGATGCGTGACAAGCCGCATCCACGCAATATCGTGGCGTACAGCCCCTCCGGCGGTCAATCAGCGCACCGTGACACTGAAGATTCTTGTCGTCGGCGCGTCGCGCATGGGTAATGTCGGTGACGACCTGTTGGCGGACCGCCTGGGGGACTTGCTGGAGCAGACGGGTATTGCTGATGTGGCTTTCGCCGACGCCGACATTGACCCGCTAGCCTGCAGTGGGTTCGACGTGATTGTTGCAGGGCCGGGCGGAATTGTTTATGCCGACCGTGAAGGGCGCGCCGAATACCGGAACCTGGTCAATTACCTCAAATTTGCGTTCATTGCTAAAGACCACGGTGCCGCGTTCTGGCTTGTCGGTGTTGGTGACCAGCAAGGTTTGCCCCTTGTGAAAATGCCTGTGGCTGTCAGCACCTTCTGGCTGGCCGCTCTACGACTTTGCCAGCTTGCCACGACGCGGGATCTGGGCACCGCTGATTTGTTGAGATCCAGTGGCGTGCAGCGCGTCGTCGCGGCGCAGGACCTGGTCTTTGATCTCTGGAAGCTGGCCTCCGTGGTTCCCGCTCCGGTGCAAGCCGGCGCTATGCGCGTTGCTTTGTGCGGCGAATGGTACGACTATGAGCGGCTGAAACAGTTGTCTGACCTGTTGTGCCGCGACTCTGGCGTTGAGATGACCGGCGGCTATGACTTCCAGGTGCTAATTTTTTCGGACGACGATGTTTCCCACACATCTCGTTTGCGGACGGAACTCGATCTGGCCGGACATTCCGTGTCTATCCTGGACTGTCGGGACAAATCGATCGAGCGTCTCTGCTATATGCTCAAGGGCTACAACCTGCTGATCACCACGCGCTTTCATGCGATGGTGTTGGCCATGCTCTGTCGGGTCCCTTTTGTTGTCGCAGACCGGCGCAACGGAAAAAAACATCGCCTTGCTCAATCGCTTACCTCTGACCGGTCGTTTTGCCTGATCGATGACGCGACAGACCCGCATGAAACAGAAGGTCCACTCATGCTGATGAGCGCAATGGCGCAGCAGCGAGCGGGTTATGTTGCATCGCCTGAAGCCGTGCGGCAACTTGCCCAGCTGGCGGCACTTCATCAAAACGTTGTGACGGAGACATTAAATCAATTGCACCAGAGAAAAATGACGAATACGGAGCATCTTCCCGCCCCCCCCTCCGAACTGATCGAACTTATCGACGGGCAGGCGCAAGTGCGCCTGTGCTGGGCTGCATCGTCACCCGAGAGCCACGGCTTTGCCAATCTTGGCGACTCGCTGAGCGCCGTGGTGGTCGGTGCGCTGTCTGGCCTGCCGGTTCAGCACACAAATTTTGATGCGCCAGGTGAAAAACTCGTCGCCGTCGGCAGCATTGCGCATACGATCAAGGGCGGCAAGGCGGTTATGTGGGGACCAGGTGTTTCGATTCGTGGCGGTGCGCTGGCCGATCATGTCAAGGTCACCGAGTACGACGTCCGTGCGCTACGCGGACCGATCAGCGCCTCTCACCTTGCTGGATTCGGTGTTTCCGTTCCGGAATGTTACGGCGATCCTGTTTGGCTGTTGCCGTCGATTTTTGACGAGCCGATCGAGAAGAAATACGAACTGGGCGTAATACCTCACATCCAGGATATCGACGGGTTTAGCCCTGATTCGCCGCCCAAGGCCGACTCGATGCGCTACATCGTTCCGCCGGAATGGAGTGATCGCGTGAAGGTGATCAACACCTGGCATGAGCCAACCTGGCAGGGCATAGTCGCGAAACTCCGGTTGATTCTCTCGTGCAAAAGAATCCTGTCCCAAAGCTTCCACGGCGTCGTGATCGGCGAGACCTACAGGATTCCAGCCGTGAACTTTCGGCATATTCCGGGCAAACCGACAGGCTTGATAAAGATATCAACCGAAGCCGAATGCGCGACCGATCCGCGCATCTACGAGTTTTATAAAGCAGCCGGTGTGAAGTCATTTCTGACTTACACGCAGCGCCGCGACAGCGCCAGCGATTGGGGCAGCATCATCGAATCCATAGACAGGGAATGGCAACCGATCAATGGTGTTGACCTGCAGCCGTTGATCGATGCATTTCCCTTGCCGCTTGCTTACGACCCGCTTCGCGAAGCATGTCCCAATCTCGAGCCTGTCCGCGCCATTAAATTTTGA